A genomic segment from Microbacterium sp. SORGH_AS_0428 encodes:
- a CDS encoding NAD-dependent epimerase/dehydratase family protein, with amino-acid sequence MQRALVVGGTGLLGYHTTQELLRRGYRVATLALPATDAPELPVEVDAHWGDLNLMTDGELADLLAGTDAVFFAMGADERTLPPAPASRFYYEANVVPTQRLARLARAAGVGRFIVFGSDTAEWGERWPELGFRTRNAYPRSRYAQEEVAVLEGDGAMDVMVLRLPYIFGVVAGQRPRWQAVLDAVAASAGPIPVLGGSTSAVTVRQVAQAAVGAMERGTHGSRYTLSAYELSHSQFLELCCEAVGRDPHDVAVVPLGELLPTSEAREAEVQAVGREFGLHPADTALLGEKRAVGDVADTIALDVEPDDVLGEIRACLAWCVEHPRESVPA; translated from the coding sequence ATGCAACGCGCACTCGTCGTCGGCGGCACCGGCCTCCTCGGCTACCACACCACGCAGGAGCTCCTGCGTCGCGGCTATCGCGTCGCGACCCTCGCGCTTCCGGCGACCGACGCTCCGGAGCTTCCGGTCGAGGTCGACGCCCACTGGGGCGATCTGAACCTGATGACCGACGGCGAGCTCGCCGACCTGCTCGCGGGCACGGATGCGGTGTTCTTCGCGATGGGCGCCGATGAGCGCACGCTGCCGCCCGCGCCCGCATCCCGCTTCTACTACGAGGCGAACGTCGTTCCGACGCAGCGCCTCGCCCGCCTCGCGCGCGCGGCCGGCGTCGGGCGCTTCATCGTCTTCGGCTCCGACACCGCCGAGTGGGGGGAGCGCTGGCCCGAGCTGGGGTTCCGCACCCGCAACGCCTACCCGCGCTCCCGCTACGCGCAGGAAGAGGTCGCCGTGCTCGAGGGCGACGGCGCGATGGATGTCATGGTGCTGCGCCTGCCCTACATCTTCGGCGTCGTGGCAGGGCAGCGTCCGCGCTGGCAGGCGGTGCTGGATGCGGTCGCCGCCAGCGCCGGTCCGATCCCGGTGCTGGGCGGTTCCACATCCGCCGTCACGGTCCGCCAGGTCGCGCAGGCCGCCGTCGGAGCGATGGAACGGGGCACGCACGGCAGCCGGTACACCCTGAGCGCCTACGAGCTCAGCCACTCCCAGTTCCTCGAGCTGTGCTGCGAGGCGGTCGGGCGCGACCCGCACGACGTCGCCGTGGTGCCGCTCGGCGAGCTGCTTCCCACCTCCGAGGCTCGCGAAGCCGAGGTGCAGGCGGTCGGTCGTGAGTTCGGTCTGCACCCCGCGGACACGGCGCTGCTGGGTGAGAAGCGCGCCGTGGGCGATGTGGCGGACACGATCGCGCTCGACGTCGAACCCGACGACGTGCTGGGCGAGATCCGCGCCTGCCTCGCCTGGTGCGTCGAGCACCCGCGCGAGTCCGTACCCGCCTGA
- a CDS encoding ABC-F family ATP-binding cassette domain-containing protein, whose translation MAHLLGGEALHLEYPTKVVFDSISLGVNEGDRIGIVGRNGDGKSTLLGMLAGRTEPDSGRVTVRGGVRIGVLDQADTLVDGRSIGESVVGDRPEHEWAGDARARDVIAGLLGDLDWDADVATLSGGQRRRVALAALLAGDWDVIALDEPTNHLDVEAISWLAAHLKKRWPATAGGLLVVTHDRWFLDEVCTATWEVHDRIVEPFEGGYAAYILQRVERDRQAAAIESKRQNLARKELAWLRRGAPARTSKPKFRIDAANELIADVPEIRDSVSLRSLAVARLGKDVVDLLDASVSYDDREVLHEVEWRIAPGERTGILGVNGAGKSTLLGLVSGEIVPTTGRVKRGKTVQVATLSQRMDELDEHLDSPVRVVLAGLRTTYSFGAGSKAQELTPGQLLERLGFSSAQLSTPVKDLSGGQKRRLQLLLVLLSQPNVLILDEPTNDLDTDMLAAMEDLLDSWPGTLVVVSHDRYFLERVTDQQYAILDGRFRHLPGGVEEYLKLRAAAPAVERGAQRRDETPAAASPALAGAERRAAEKELSAIDRRLAKLQTEIAALDARFADAHDDYDRLLELQRTRDAYVTEVATLEERWLELGEALDD comes from the coding sequence ATGGCTCATCTACTCGGCGGCGAAGCCCTCCATCTCGAATACCCGACGAAGGTCGTCTTCGACTCCATCTCGCTCGGCGTCAACGAGGGCGACCGCATCGGCATCGTCGGCCGAAACGGCGACGGCAAATCCACCCTTCTCGGCATGCTCGCCGGACGCACCGAACCCGACAGCGGACGAGTGACGGTGCGCGGCGGCGTGCGGATCGGCGTGCTGGATCAGGCCGACACCCTCGTCGACGGTCGCTCGATCGGCGAGAGCGTCGTCGGCGACCGCCCCGAGCACGAGTGGGCGGGCGATGCGCGCGCCCGCGACGTCATCGCGGGGCTGCTGGGCGACCTCGACTGGGATGCGGATGTCGCGACCCTCTCCGGCGGACAGCGGCGACGCGTGGCACTCGCGGCTCTCCTCGCCGGCGACTGGGACGTCATCGCCCTCGACGAGCCCACGAACCACCTCGACGTGGAGGCGATCAGCTGGCTGGCTGCACATCTGAAGAAGCGGTGGCCCGCGACCGCCGGCGGACTGCTCGTCGTGACCCACGATCGGTGGTTCCTCGACGAGGTGTGCACCGCAACCTGGGAGGTGCACGACCGCATCGTCGAGCCCTTCGAAGGCGGCTACGCCGCGTACATCCTGCAGCGCGTCGAGCGCGACCGGCAGGCGGCGGCGATCGAGTCGAAGCGGCAGAACCTGGCCCGCAAGGAGCTCGCGTGGCTGCGTCGCGGCGCACCGGCCCGCACGTCGAAGCCGAAGTTCCGCATCGATGCGGCGAACGAACTCATCGCCGACGTGCCCGAGATCCGGGACAGCGTCTCGCTGCGCTCCCTCGCCGTCGCCCGACTCGGCAAAGACGTGGTGGATCTGCTCGACGCCTCCGTCTCGTACGACGATCGCGAGGTGCTGCACGAGGTCGAGTGGCGCATCGCCCCGGGCGAGCGCACCGGCATCCTCGGCGTGAACGGCGCCGGCAAGTCCACTCTGCTGGGACTCGTGTCGGGCGAGATCGTGCCGACCACCGGGCGCGTGAAGCGCGGCAAGACCGTGCAGGTCGCGACGCTCTCCCAGCGCATGGACGAGCTCGACGAGCACCTCGACTCCCCCGTTCGCGTCGTTCTCGCGGGCCTACGCACGACGTACTCCTTCGGGGCCGGGTCGAAGGCGCAGGAGCTCACCCCCGGTCAGCTGCTCGAACGCCTCGGATTCTCCAGCGCCCAGCTCTCCACGCCGGTGAAGGACCTCTCGGGAGGACAGAAGCGGCGCCTCCAACTGCTTCTCGTCCTGCTCTCGCAGCCCAACGTGCTGATCCTCGACGAGCCGACCAACGACCTCGACACCGACATGCTCGCCGCGATGGAGGACCTGCTCGACTCGTGGCCGGGCACCCTCGTCGTCGTCTCGCACGACCGGTACTTCCTCGAGCGCGTCACCGACCAGCAGTATGCGATCCTCGACGGGCGCTTCCGGCATCTGCCCGGCGGCGTCGAGGAGTACCTCAAGCTGCGCGCCGCGGCTCCGGCCGTTGAGCGAGGAGCGCAGCGACGAGACGAAACGCCGGCGGCCGCATCCCCCGCCCTCGCGGGCGCGGAGCGTCGCGCGGCCGAGAAGGAGCTGTCGGCGATCGACCGGCGCCTCGCGAAGCTGCAGACCGAGATCGCCGCGCTGGACGCGCGGTTCGCCGACGCCCACGACGACTACGACCGGCTCCTCGAGCTGCAGCGCACCCGTGACGCGTATGTCACCGAGGTCGCGACCCTCGAGGAGCGCTGGCTGGAACTCGGCGAGGCGCTCGACGACTGA
- a CDS encoding SDR family oxidoreductase, with translation MYAELPLSGRVALVTGVSRRRGIGYAVARVLAARGAHLVIQHHRPHDADQPWGADDLDEVRAGIRTELTPGATLTDIGADLADEAAIGRVMDAAAAATGAVDILVCNHAKSGDDGSILDMTPGRLDAFWQVNARSTLLLTAEFARRKAPVQGEQRRPGERVSGTKPFAEPQGHVIWMTSGQIHGPMRGEIAYATSKAALAGITASVAAELLELGIVLNTVNPGPVNTGYLDATTADRPLGEIEEYLRATPFGRFGRPEDAAELIAWLTSTAGSWVVGQVLTGDGGFSLG, from the coding sequence ATGTATGCAGAGCTTCCCCTGAGCGGCCGCGTCGCTCTCGTCACCGGCGTCTCCCGCCGTCGCGGCATCGGCTACGCCGTCGCCCGCGTACTCGCCGCCCGCGGCGCCCACCTCGTCATCCAGCACCACCGTCCGCACGATGCCGACCAGCCGTGGGGCGCCGATGATCTCGATGAGGTGCGCGCCGGCATCCGGACCGAGCTCACGCCCGGAGCGACGCTGACCGACATCGGCGCGGATCTCGCCGACGAGGCCGCGATCGGCCGGGTGATGGATGCGGCCGCCGCCGCGACCGGCGCCGTCGACATCCTCGTCTGCAATCACGCCAAGAGCGGCGACGACGGCAGCATCCTCGATATGACACCCGGGCGCCTGGACGCGTTCTGGCAGGTGAACGCGCGCTCGACCCTGCTGCTGACCGCGGAGTTCGCCCGTCGCAAGGCGCCGGTCCAGGGCGAGCAGCGGCGTCCGGGGGAGCGCGTGAGCGGGACGAAGCCGTTCGCCGAGCCGCAGGGCCACGTCATCTGGATGACCTCCGGGCAGATCCACGGGCCCATGCGGGGAGAGATCGCCTACGCCACGAGCAAAGCCGCGCTCGCCGGCATCACCGCATCCGTCGCGGCCGAGCTTCTGGAGCTCGGCATCGTGCTCAACACGGTGAACCCGGGCCCCGTGAACACCGGCTACCTGGACGCCACGACCGCGGACCGGCCCCTCGGCGAGATCGAGGAGTATCTGCGGGCGACCCCGTTCGGACGCTTCGGTCGGCCCGAGGACGCGGCCGAACTCATCGCCTGGCTGACCAGCACCGCGGGCAGCTGGGTGGTGGGTCAGGTGCTCACCGGCGACGGCGGGTTCTCTCTGGGATGA
- a CDS encoding MarR family winged helix-turn-helix transcriptional regulator, translating to MATESDEVDRIVGSWTTQRPDLDFSPLEVLSRVDRLSRHLDRARREAFRRSDLEPWEWDVLSALRRSGEPYQLSPKQLLQQTLVSSGTMTNRIDRLVGRRLVRREADPADGRSVHVILTDEGRTRVDAAITRLVDAEALLLQRLSRSDRDRLAALLRKLSLGFDT from the coding sequence ATGGCCACAGAGAGCGACGAGGTCGACCGCATCGTCGGGTCGTGGACGACCCAGCGCCCGGACCTCGATTTCTCGCCGCTCGAGGTGCTCTCGCGCGTCGACCGCCTCTCGCGTCATCTCGATCGCGCCCGGCGGGAAGCGTTCCGCCGCAGCGATCTGGAGCCATGGGAGTGGGATGTGCTCTCGGCGCTGCGGCGCTCCGGCGAGCCTTACCAGCTCAGCCCCAAGCAGCTGCTGCAGCAGACGCTCGTCTCCAGCGGCACCATGACCAACCGCATCGACCGCCTCGTAGGACGTCGGCTCGTGCGCCGCGAGGCGGATCCCGCCGACGGCCGGAGCGTCCACGTCATCCTCACCGACGAGGGACGCACCCGCGTCGACGCGGCCATCACCCGCCTGGTCGACGCGGAGGCCCTGCTGCTGCAGCGGCTCTCGCGCAGCGACCGGGACCGCCTCGCTGCGCTGCTGCGCAAACTCTCCCTGGGATTCGACACATGA
- the glmU gene encoding bifunctional UDP-N-acetylglucosamine diphosphorylase/glucosamine-1-phosphate N-acetyltransferase GlmU yields MSESPTAPLAVIVLAAGQGTRMRSRLPKVLHPLAGQPLVGHVLRTARILEPVRVAVVVRHERTLVADAVAALAPDAVVVDQDEIPGTGRAVELGLAGLDTFDGDVLVLSGDVPLLEAETLRALVETHRAREAAVTLLSAVLADPTGYGRVLRDASGDVERIVEQKDATDHEAEVAEINAGVYVFRAEALRRHLPEVGQANAQGEKYLTDVVALARRAGERIAVGQSPDPAAALGVNDRVQLAEAARILNARTVRRWQMAGASIMDPATTWIDVDATLAEDVTVLPGTYLLGATTVAAGATIGPDTSLTDCEVGEDAVVRRTDATLAVIGPRANVGPFAYLRPGTTLAADGKIGTFVETKNSQIGEGSKVPHLSYIGDTTIGRGVNLGAGAITANYDDIAKHRTEIGDEVHSGSHNVFVAPVKIGDGAKTGAGAVIRKDVPAGALALSVAPQRNVEGWVENNRPGTSAADAAKRARTAQEAGDGTQR; encoded by the coding sequence ATGTCGGAATCGCCCACGGCACCGCTCGCCGTCATCGTCCTCGCCGCCGGTCAGGGAACGCGCATGCGCTCTCGCCTCCCCAAGGTGCTGCATCCGCTCGCCGGGCAACCGCTCGTCGGCCACGTGCTGCGCACGGCCCGCATCCTCGAACCCGTGCGCGTGGCGGTCGTGGTGCGCCACGAGCGCACCCTCGTCGCCGACGCGGTCGCCGCTCTCGCGCCCGACGCGGTCGTCGTCGACCAGGACGAGATCCCCGGCACCGGACGCGCCGTCGAGCTCGGGCTCGCCGGTCTCGACACCTTCGACGGCGACGTGCTCGTGCTCAGCGGCGACGTGCCGCTGCTCGAGGCAGAGACGCTGCGGGCGCTCGTCGAGACGCATCGGGCGCGCGAAGCGGCCGTGACGCTGCTCAGCGCGGTCCTGGCCGACCCCACCGGTTACGGCCGTGTGCTGCGCGATGCGTCCGGCGACGTGGAGCGCATCGTCGAGCAGAAGGATGCGACCGATCACGAGGCCGAGGTCGCCGAGATCAACGCGGGGGTCTACGTCTTCCGCGCCGAGGCGCTGCGCCGCCACCTCCCCGAGGTCGGCCAGGCGAATGCGCAGGGCGAGAAGTACCTCACGGACGTCGTGGCACTGGCCCGCCGCGCCGGCGAGCGTATCGCCGTCGGGCAGTCGCCCGACCCGGCCGCTGCCCTCGGCGTCAACGACCGTGTCCAGCTCGCCGAGGCCGCCCGCATCCTCAACGCCCGCACGGTGCGCCGCTGGCAGATGGCCGGCGCCAGCATCATGGATCCCGCGACGACCTGGATCGATGTCGACGCGACCCTCGCCGAAGACGTGACCGTGCTGCCGGGCACGTATCTGCTCGGCGCGACGACGGTCGCCGCCGGCGCGACGATCGGCCCCGACACGAGCCTCACCGACTGCGAGGTCGGGGAGGATGCGGTCGTGCGCCGCACGGATGCGACCCTGGCGGTCATCGGACCGCGCGCGAATGTCGGACCGTTCGCCTACCTCCGCCCCGGCACGACGCTTGCGGCCGACGGCAAGATCGGAACCTTCGTCGAGACGAAGAACTCGCAGATCGGCGAGGGCAGCAAGGTTCCGCACCTCTCCTACATCGGCGACACGACGATCGGCCGCGGCGTCAACCTCGGCGCCGGCGCGATCACCGCGAACTACGACGACATCGCCAAGCACCGCACCGAGATCGGCGACGAGGTGCACAGCGGCTCGCACAATGTGTTCGTGGCGCCCGTTAAGATCGGAGACGGCGCGAAAACCGGTGCCGGAGCTGTCATCCGCAAGGATGTTCCGGCCGGTGCCCTGGCTCTCAGCGTCGCCCCTCAGCGCAACGTCGAGGGATGGGTCGAGAACAACAGGCCGGGCACGTCCGCAGCGGATGCGGCGAAGCGCGCACGGACGGCACAGGAAGCTGGCGATGGCACGCAAAGATAA
- a CDS encoding ribose-phosphate diphosphokinase has product MARKDKTVDLDRERGIAPGLVAKTKKRLVVATGRSHPELADQVAAQLGTELVPTEYRTFASGEILTRFEVSIRGCDFFLLQSFGPPVNEWLMETLIMLDAAKRASAKRITVVAPYFPYSRQDKKGRGREPISARLVADLLKTAGADRVMSVDLHAAQIQGFFDGPVDHLFAKPVLLEYFQRTLTPEDRAKLTVVSPDTGRVRVADTWSDSLGAPLAIIHKRRDPNVANQVTVNEIVGSVAGRVCLLVDDMIDTGGTIVKAAQALKASGAERVIVAATHAVFSDPAVERLQDAAIDEVVVTDTIPLPEEKRFPALTVLPIAPLLGRAIREVFEDGSVTSMFDGAA; this is encoded by the coding sequence ATGGCACGCAAAGATAAGACGGTCGATCTGGATCGCGAGCGCGGAATCGCTCCGGGACTGGTCGCCAAGACCAAGAAGCGTCTCGTCGTGGCGACCGGCCGCTCCCACCCGGAGCTTGCCGATCAGGTGGCCGCGCAGCTCGGCACCGAGCTCGTTCCCACGGAGTACCGCACCTTCGCGTCGGGCGAGATCCTGACCCGCTTCGAGGTGTCGATCCGCGGCTGCGACTTCTTCCTGCTGCAGAGCTTCGGCCCGCCGGTGAACGAGTGGCTCATGGAGACGCTCATCATGCTGGATGCGGCCAAGCGCGCCTCCGCCAAGCGCATCACGGTCGTGGCGCCGTACTTCCCGTACTCCCGCCAGGACAAGAAGGGCCGCGGTCGCGAGCCGATCAGCGCCCGCCTGGTCGCCGACCTGCTGAAGACCGCGGGCGCCGATCGCGTCATGAGCGTCGACCTGCACGCCGCCCAGATCCAGGGCTTCTTCGACGGCCCCGTGGACCACCTGTTCGCGAAGCCCGTGCTCCTGGAGTACTTCCAGCGCACGCTGACCCCCGAAGACCGAGCCAAGCTCACAGTCGTCTCGCCGGACACCGGCCGCGTGCGGGTGGCCGATACCTGGTCCGACAGCCTCGGCGCACCGCTGGCGATCATCCACAAGCGCCGCGACCCGAACGTCGCCAATCAGGTGACGGTCAACGAGATCGTCGGTTCGGTCGCGGGCCGGGTGTGCCTGCTGGTCGACGACATGATCGACACCGGCGGCACCATCGTGAAGGCGGCGCAGGCTCTGAAGGCCAGCGGCGCGGAGCGGGTCATCGTCGCGGCCACGCACGCCGTGTTCAGCGACCCCGCGGTCGAGCGCCTGCAGGACGCGGCGATCGACGAGGTCGTGGTGACCGACACCATCCCCCTGCCCGAAGAGAAGCGCTTCCCCGCGCTCACGGTGCTCCCGATCGCGCCGCTCCTGGGCCGCGCGATCCGCGAGGTCTTCGAGGACGGCTCGGTCACGAGCATGTTCGACGGCGCGGCCTGA
- a CDS encoding FMN-binding protein, which translates to MIRTNAVPRPVRTAAAVIGVAGAFALAGCASQTGTADAGTSDAPATSSSPQSTGSSDSGTSSSSGTYKDGTYTAEGSYQTPETVEKITVEVTLADDTITAVDVTGDPQARESQQYQSQFIGGISDEVVGKKIDDIKVSRVAGSSLTSGGFNQAIEEIKTEAKG; encoded by the coding sequence ATGATCCGCACGAACGCCGTACCCCGCCCCGTCCGCACTGCCGCCGCCGTGATCGGCGTCGCTGGAGCTTTCGCCCTCGCCGGCTGCGCCTCGCAGACCGGGACCGCCGACGCCGGTACGAGCGATGCTCCCGCCACGTCGAGCAGCCCGCAGAGCACCGGATCCTCGGATTCGGGCACGAGCTCGAGCTCGGGTACCTACAAGGACGGCACCTACACCGCCGAGGGCTCGTACCAGACGCCCGAGACCGTCGAGAAGATCACGGTCGAGGTGACGCTCGCCGATGACACCATCACGGCCGTCGACGTGACCGGCGACCCGCAGGCGCGCGAGTCGCAGCAGTACCAGAGCCAGTTCATCGGCGGCATCTCGGACGAGGTCGTCGGTAAGAAGATCGACGACATCAAGGTCAGCCGTGTGGCCGGCTCGTCGCTCACGAGCGGCGGCTTCAACCAGGCCATCGAGGAGATCAAGACCGAAGCCAAGGGCTGA
- a CDS encoding FAD:protein FMN transferase has protein sequence MSELWRFDAIGTRWEIETAEPVPDAVRTLIAAVIDGFDEEWSRFRPDSLVSRLAVHGGEAAAPADAAAMLDVYRELDAATAGAVNPLVGESLARRGYDAAYSFVDRGAAPAPAWQRVLEWDAQTLRLGRPALLDVGALGKGRLVDLVAEILAGSVTGGFVVDASGDMAVRGGPVRVGLEHPFDPSRAIGVFEVEDAALCASAVNRRAWGEGLHHVLDARTGVPVRTIAATWALASDAMHADAAATALFFDGGPELAADWGVSWVRMTTDGTVEWSADQKAELFL, from the coding sequence ATGTCCGAGCTGTGGCGGTTCGACGCGATCGGCACCCGCTGGGAGATCGAGACCGCTGAGCCGGTGCCGGATGCGGTCCGTACGCTCATCGCTGCCGTCATCGACGGCTTCGACGAGGAGTGGTCGCGGTTCCGTCCGGACTCGCTCGTGAGCCGCCTCGCCGTCCATGGTGGCGAGGCGGCCGCGCCGGCCGATGCGGCGGCGATGCTCGATGTGTACCGCGAGCTCGACGCGGCGACGGCGGGGGCCGTGAACCCGCTGGTGGGCGAGAGCCTCGCCCGTCGCGGATACGACGCCGCCTACTCGTTCGTCGACCGAGGAGCCGCTCCCGCGCCCGCGTGGCAACGAGTGCTCGAGTGGGATGCGCAGACGCTGCGCCTCGGCCGGCCGGCGCTGCTGGACGTGGGCGCGCTGGGCAAGGGTCGCCTCGTCGACCTCGTCGCCGAGATCCTCGCGGGCTCCGTCACCGGCGGCTTCGTCGTGGACGCGAGCGGAGACATGGCCGTACGCGGCGGGCCCGTCCGGGTCGGCCTCGAGCATCCCTTCGATCCGTCCCGCGCGATCGGCGTGTTCGAGGTCGAGGATGCGGCGCTGTGCGCCTCCGCGGTCAACCGCCGCGCGTGGGGCGAGGGCCTCCACCATGTGCTCGACGCCCGTACCGGGGTCCCGGTGCGCACGATCGCCGCGACGTGGGCGCTGGCATCCGATGCGATGCACGCCGACGCGGCGGCGACCGCACTCTTCTTCGACGGCGGCCCGGAGCTGGCCGCCGACTGGGGGGTGTCGTGGGTGAGAATGACCACCGACGGCACCGTCGAATGGTCAGCAGACCAGAAAGCCGAGTTGTTCCTGTGA
- a CDS encoding flavodoxin reductase, translating into MIASFTAGANRVTALFGRLSMYRLVQLALGLLAAIAFVLSLFGLVVPTPWELLATAVVLAVVGALADTTAQRLLRLPLRTESTLITSVILLFVLRPTVEPMGLVGIAIAALAASVSKYLLAWRGRHIFNPAAVGATVVTIVSALLPLDSGIGGSAWWVGTPVLFGPVLLLGLVVLWRTEKIRVVGLFFVVAVVVNLIRVFVQYQQSGLAIDAGTVIAQVLTASPFLFLGAFMLSEPLTLPPRRWQQYTVAAAVGVLAGWPIPVGYMTLGQERALLIGNLIAFLFCLRQAVRLTLVERRSPSATVRELVFRAERGLDFRAGQYLELDVPHRRADARGTRREFSIVSAPEDLPTVRVAYRDGLGPQSSYKKALGEVPPGKKLSVTGIWGDFVLPKDTSRPVLLVAAGIGVTPFVSQLRHLAASGMRRDIVLVFVASDASQLVFRDDLAASGVPVVVFTPDDPGALPANWTWAGPDRIDAVHLARVVPDIGQRHAYVSGPPRLIADLAPALEKARGITTDAFSGY; encoded by the coding sequence GTGATCGCCTCCTTCACCGCCGGCGCGAACCGGGTCACCGCCCTGTTCGGGCGCCTGTCGATGTACCGGCTCGTCCAGCTCGCGCTGGGCCTTCTCGCCGCCATCGCGTTCGTCCTCTCGCTCTTCGGCCTCGTGGTGCCGACCCCGTGGGAGCTGCTGGCGACCGCTGTCGTGCTGGCGGTCGTCGGGGCCCTCGCCGACACGACCGCGCAGCGATTGCTCCGCCTGCCGCTGCGCACCGAGTCCACGCTCATCACGTCCGTGATCCTGTTGTTCGTGCTGCGTCCGACCGTCGAGCCGATGGGGCTCGTCGGCATCGCGATCGCGGCGCTGGCCGCATCCGTCTCCAAGTACCTGCTCGCGTGGCGCGGCCGCCACATCTTCAACCCCGCCGCCGTCGGAGCGACGGTCGTCACGATCGTGTCCGCGCTCCTGCCGCTGGATTCGGGCATCGGCGGTTCCGCCTGGTGGGTGGGAACGCCCGTGCTCTTCGGCCCCGTGCTGCTGCTCGGGCTCGTCGTTCTCTGGCGCACCGAGAAGATCCGCGTCGTCGGACTCTTCTTCGTGGTCGCCGTCGTCGTCAACCTCATCCGCGTCTTCGTGCAGTACCAGCAGTCCGGTCTCGCGATCGATGCGGGCACGGTGATCGCTCAGGTGCTGACCGCATCCCCGTTCCTGTTCCTCGGCGCCTTCATGCTCTCCGAGCCGCTCACCCTTCCGCCGCGGCGCTGGCAGCAATACACGGTGGCCGCGGCCGTCGGCGTGCTGGCCGGCTGGCCGATCCCCGTCGGATACATGACGCTGGGGCAGGAGCGGGCGCTGCTGATCGGAAACCTGATCGCGTTCCTGTTCTGCCTGCGCCAGGCCGTGCGTCTGACCCTCGTCGAGCGGCGTTCGCCCAGCGCGACGGTGCGCGAACTCGTGTTCCGGGCCGAGCGCGGTCTCGACTTCCGGGCGGGACAGTACCTCGAGCTCGATGTGCCGCATCGTCGCGCCGACGCGCGGGGGACCCGTCGCGAGTTCAGCATCGTCTCCGCGCCAGAGGACCTGCCCACCGTCCGCGTCGCGTACCGGGACGGCCTGGGGCCGCAGAGCTCGTACAAGAAGGCGCTCGGCGAGGTTCCGCCGGGCAAGAAGCTGTCCGTCACCGGCATCTGGGGCGACTTCGTTCTGCCGAAGGACACCTCACGTCCCGTTCTGCTGGTCGCCGCCGGTATCGGCGTGACGCCTTTCGTGTCGCAGTTGCGCCATCTCGCGGCGAGCGGAATGCGCCGTGACATCGTGCTCGTGTTCGTCGCGTCGGACGCGAGTCAGCTCGTGTTCCGCGACGACCTCGCCGCATCCGGGGTCCCGGTCGTCGTGTTCACGCCCGACGATCCGGGAGCACTGCCGGCGAACTGGACGTGGGCGGGTCCCGACCGGATCGATGCCGTACACCTCGCCCGCGTCGTGCCGGACATCGGCCAGCGCCACGCGTATGTGTCGGGTCCGCCGCGGCTGATCGCCGACCTCGCCCCCGCGCTCGAGAAGGCCCGCGGCATCACGACCGACGCCTTCAGCGGCTACTGA